Proteins from a single region of Oscillatoria salina IIICB1:
- a CDS encoding ABC transporter ATP-binding protein translates to MKALEVNSISKSYRQGGQLVKAVRGVSLSLKAGEVLAFLGANGAGKTTTIKIIAGLIEPDTGWVNIAGDDPHRNPKALRRLGAVLEGNRNLYWRLTPEENLEYFGILKGLSRSVARRRAKNLLDRFELMDKRQMTVQTLSRGMQQKLAIATALIHNPSLLLLDEPTLGLDVEATQNVKMLVREIAKAGCAILLTTHQLDLAEELSHRVAIIQKGEIVAQASTRELIKRFSSAAYTIEVEGELDLIQLQVVEALGAIVQNNSIIYVRGNQRLYGVLQVLKPLPLLKVKKDGNNLTEIFLQLIRERS, encoded by the coding sequence ATGAAAGCACTAGAAGTTAATAGTATCAGTAAGAGTTACCGTCAGGGTGGACAATTGGTTAAGGCTGTGCGTGGGGTTTCTTTATCTCTCAAAGCTGGAGAAGTTCTTGCCTTTCTGGGTGCCAATGGTGCAGGAAAAACGACGACAATTAAAATTATTGCTGGCTTGATCGAACCAGATACGGGTTGGGTGAATATTGCTGGAGACGATCCCCATCGTAACCCAAAAGCTTTGCGCCGTCTGGGTGCTGTGTTGGAAGGAAATCGTAATCTTTACTGGCGATTGACTCCGGAGGAAAATTTAGAATATTTTGGCATTCTCAAGGGTTTAAGTCGGAGTGTGGCGCGTCGTCGTGCGAAAAATCTTTTAGATCGTTTTGAGTTGATGGATAAGCGCCAAATGACGGTACAAACTCTGTCGCGAGGGATGCAGCAAAAACTGGCGATCGCTACTGCCTTGATTCATAATCCTAGTTTACTACTTCTTGACGAGCCTACTTTGGGCTTAGATGTGGAAGCTACTCAAAATGTGAAAATGTTGGTGCGAGAAATTGCTAAGGCTGGATGTGCAATTTTGTTGACTACTCACCAACTCGATCTTGCTGAAGAACTTTCCCATCGGGTTGCTATCATCCAAAAGGGAGAAATTGTTGCTCAAGCTTCTACTCGCGAATTAATTAAACGCTTTTCTAGTGCGGCTTACACAATTGAAGTGGAAGGGGAATTAGATTTAATTCAATTGCAAGTTGTTGAAGCTCTCGGCGCGATCGTCCAAAATAATTCTATTATTTATGTACGAGGAAATCAAAGACTCTATGGTGTTTTACAAGTTCTTAAACCCTTGCCTTTACTCAAGGTTAAAAAGGACGGAAATAACTTGACAGAAATTTTTTTACAATTAATCCGAGAGCGTTCGTAA
- a CDS encoding sodium:solute symporter family protein has translation MRLIDWLIVLLYLLLTMGLGIYLSRRGSKSLVDFFVSGRSLPWWLAGTSMAATTFSIDTPLYIAGVVASRGIAGNWEWWSFAIAHIVLIYIFSRLWRRSEVVTDAELTEIRYGGKMAAILRATKAFLFAVPINCIGIGYAMLAMIKVVDALELWQSLGIEPGNNLKILSVIGISILVLVYSGFSGLWGVVATDFFQFFLALFGAIVVAIFAVNSVGGIHALIPAVQQATEQDVLSLIPFSFQNGGLTWSDTAGITATTFSAYVFVQWWSFRRSDGGGEFVQRLAAAKDEAEAEKAAWFFNILHYIVRTWPWIIVALVAIIIYPNLEDPELGYPKLMLDFLPPIMLGLVVASLVAAFMSTVSTSINWGASYLTNDLYLRFIKPDATQAELVYVGRIASILVTVLGAIAAFYATDVATVFRLVIAIGTGPGLVLILRWFWWRVNAAAELAAMLGGFFVGLITTFFAGFNDIFADFGLRLLVISGTTALLWITVMLLTPPESDDTLDEFYRRVRPGGWGWKRQQERTGLQPVQKLSLDILRVVVATFALFGAMFAIGGFLLLEPVTGWVSLIIGVVASFWLRQLSKKKVMPMPRPGLDDSDW, from the coding sequence ATGAGATTAATTGATTGGTTAATTGTACTGCTGTACTTGTTATTGACGATGGGTTTGGGGATTTACCTGTCTCGTCGTGGGTCGAAAAGTTTGGTAGATTTTTTTGTATCGGGGCGATCGCTACCTTGGTGGTTAGCGGGGACGAGTATGGCTGCGACGACTTTTTCGATCGATACTCCTTTGTATATTGCCGGAGTTGTGGCTAGTCGCGGTATTGCTGGTAACTGGGAATGGTGGAGTTTTGCGATCGCGCATATTGTTCTCATTTACATTTTCTCACGTTTGTGGCGGCGATCGGAAGTTGTTACTGATGCTGAGTTAACGGAAATTCGCTATGGCGGCAAAATGGCGGCAATTTTACGCGCTACGAAGGCTTTTTTGTTTGCTGTACCCATTAATTGTATCGGCATTGGCTACGCAATGTTGGCAATGATTAAGGTTGTCGATGCTTTGGAATTATGGCAAAGTTTGGGTATCGAACCGGGAAATAATCTGAAAATTTTAAGTGTCATTGGTATTAGTATTTTAGTGCTAGTTTATTCGGGTTTTTCTGGTTTGTGGGGTGTTGTTGCCACAGATTTTTTCCAATTTTTCCTGGCTTTATTCGGCGCAATTGTCGTGGCTATTTTTGCTGTTAATAGTGTCGGCGGAATTCATGCACTTATTCCCGCAGTCCAACAAGCAACGGAACAAGATGTTCTCTCTTTAATTCCTTTTAGTTTCCAAAATGGCGGTTTGACTTGGAGTGACACAGCAGGAATTACAGCTACTACCTTTTCGGCTTACGTTTTTGTCCAATGGTGGTCATTTCGGCGCAGTGATGGCGGTGGCGAATTCGTCCAACGTTTGGCGGCGGCTAAAGATGAAGCCGAGGCAGAAAAAGCAGCCTGGTTCTTTAATATTTTGCACTATATTGTGCGTACTTGGCCCTGGATTATTGTCGCTTTAGTGGCAATTATAATTTATCCGAATTTAGAAGATCCAGAGTTAGGTTATCCTAAATTAATGCTTGACTTTTTGCCACCAATAATGTTGGGATTAGTTGTAGCTTCTTTAGTAGCGGCGTTTATGAGTACCGTTTCCACTTCAATTAACTGGGGTGCTTCTTATCTTACCAACGACCTTTATTTGCGCTTTATTAAGCCTGATGCTACTCAAGCCGAGTTAGTTTATGTCGGACGGATAGCGTCAATTTTAGTAACAGTTTTAGGCGCGATCGCAGCTTTTTATGCTACAGATGTAGCTACGGTGTTTCGTCTCGTGATTGCGATCGGTACAGGACCTGGTTTAGTCTTAATTTTACGTTGGTTTTGGTGGCGAGTTAATGCCGCAGCCGAATTAGCCGCAATGTTAGGTGGTTTTTTTGTTGGTTTGATAACAACTTTTTTTGCTGGATTTAACGATATTTTTGCCGATTTTGGCTTACGTTTGCTAGTAATTTCTGGGACTACAGCGCTACTTTGGATTACAGTTATGTTGCTGACACCACCAGAATCAGATGATACTTTAGATGAATTTTATCGCCGCGTCCGCCCTGGTGGTTGGGGTTGGAAACGTCAGCAAGAACGCACTGGTTTACAACCCGTACAAAAGTTAAGTTTAGATATTCTCCGTGTGGTTGTGGCTACTTTTGCTTTATTTGGCGCAATGTTCGCTATTGGTGGCTTTTTGTTATTAGAACCAGTTACAGGTTGGGTATCTTTAATTATTGGCGTTGTCGCTTCGTTTTGGTTACGTCAACTTAGTAAGAAAAAAGTCATGCCAATGCCTAGACCTGGATTAGATGATAGTGATTGGTAA
- the ilvC gene encoding ketol-acid reductoisomerase: protein MARMYYDEDANLDLLTGKTIAIIGYGSQGHAHALNLKDSGMNVIVGLYPGSKSAQKAEAAGLKVHTVAEAAKAADLIMILLPDEVQKTVYKNEIEPNLQAGNILAFAHGFNIHFAQVVPPPDVDVIMVAPKGPGHLVRRTYEQGQGVPCLFAVFQDATGQARDRAMAYAKGIGGTRGGILETSFREETETDLFGEQAVLCGGLSALIKAGFETLVAAGYQPELAYFECLHEVKLIVDLIVEGGLANMRDSISNTAEYGDYTRGPRIVTDETRAEMRKILQEIQSGQFAREFVLENQAGKPGFTAMRRQEAEHPIEDVGKDLRAMFSWMKNK from the coding sequence ATGGCTCGGATGTACTACGACGAAGACGCTAATTTAGACTTACTTACAGGCAAAACAATTGCAATTATTGGTTATGGTTCTCAGGGTCACGCTCACGCCCTTAATCTTAAAGATAGTGGCATGAATGTCATTGTCGGGCTGTACCCAGGCAGTAAATCTGCTCAAAAAGCAGAAGCAGCAGGATTAAAAGTACACACTGTTGCAGAAGCGGCTAAAGCAGCAGATTTAATTATGATTTTGCTGCCTGATGAAGTGCAGAAAACAGTATATAAAAATGAAATTGAACCTAATTTGCAAGCAGGCAATATTTTAGCTTTTGCTCATGGTTTTAACATTCATTTCGCACAAGTTGTACCGCCACCAGACGTAGATGTAATCATGGTTGCGCCCAAAGGACCGGGACATTTGGTCAGACGTACTTACGAACAAGGACAAGGAGTTCCTTGTTTATTTGCTGTCTTTCAAGATGCCACAGGTCAGGCACGCGATCGCGCGATGGCTTATGCTAAAGGTATCGGTGGTACTCGCGGTGGTATCCTCGAAACGAGTTTCCGAGAAGAAACAGAAACCGATCTTTTTGGCGAACAAGCTGTTCTTTGTGGCGGTTTAAGTGCTTTAATCAAAGCAGGTTTTGAAACTTTAGTTGCTGCTGGTTATCAACCCGAATTAGCTTATTTTGAATGCCTACATGAAGTTAAATTAATTGTTGATTTAATTGTTGAAGGCGGATTAGCTAATATGCGCGATAGTATCTCTAATACTGCTGAATATGGAGATTACACTCGCGGTCCGCGTATCGTTACCGATGAAACTCGCGCCGAAATGCGGAAAATTCTCCAAGAAATTCAATCCGGTCAATTTGCCCGCGAATTTGTCTTAGAAAATCAAGCAGGTAAACCCGGATTTACTGCGATGCGTCGTCAAGAAGCCGAACATCCAATTGAAGATGTTGGTAAAGATTTGCGCGCAATGTTTAGCTGGATGAAAAACAAGTAG
- a CDS encoding RidA family protein encodes MLQYITLPDNILPPVAPYSHAVKAGDFLFVTGQLPENPETGEIIKGTIAEQTQLVMENLKRVLTHAGTDFDRVVMARIFVTDFRYYQTVNEIYASYFQPSKFPSRTTVGIISLAGLGDIEIDLIVYCGE; translated from the coding sequence ATGCTGCAATATATTACACTACCTGACAATATTTTACCTCCGGTTGCTCCTTATTCCCACGCGGTCAAAGCAGGTGATTTTCTGTTTGTGACGGGACAATTACCAGAAAATCCTGAAACCGGAGAAATCATCAAAGGTACAATTGCCGAACAAACTCAGCTAGTCATGGAAAATTTAAAGCGAGTTTTAACCCACGCAGGAACCGATTTTGACCGAGTAGTTATGGCGCGAATTTTCGTCACTGATTTTCGTTATTATCAAACAGTTAACGAGATTTACGCCTCTTACTTTCAGCCTAGTAAGTTTCCCAGTCGAACCACGGTAGGAATTATCAGTTTAGCTGGCTTAGGTGATATCGAAATCGATTTGATTGTCTATTGTGGTGAGTAA
- a CDS encoding DUF948 domain-containing protein: MIDPLFWLGLSILLVAVSLTAVLIAALPALQELGRAARSAEKLFDTLRREFPPTLEAIRLTGLEISELTDDINQGVRNASGVVKQVDDSLSVAKKQASNVQVGTKSVMAGMKAAWQTFKRPTPKRRSLEAMRARESAILESPPPTYPAPRSQSDRSSGDTETGDRSPRYED, encoded by the coding sequence GTGATTGACCCTTTATTTTGGCTCGGACTGTCGATTCTGCTAGTCGCAGTCAGCTTAACTGCTGTGTTAATAGCAGCCTTACCTGCCCTACAAGAATTGGGACGGGCAGCCCGCAGTGCAGAAAAATTATTTGATACTCTCCGCCGAGAGTTTCCTCCGACTCTGGAAGCTATACGCTTGACTGGTTTGGAAATTAGTGAGTTGACTGATGATATTAATCAAGGTGTGAGAAATGCTTCTGGAGTGGTTAAGCAAGTTGATGATAGTCTCAGTGTGGCGAAAAAGCAGGCGAGTAATGTCCAAGTTGGCACTAAAAGCGTTATGGCTGGCATGAAAGCCGCATGGCAAACGTTTAAGCGTCCTACGCCTAAACGTCGTTCTCTGGAAGCAATGAGGGCAAGAGAGAGTGCGATTTTAGAGTCTCCTCCACCAACTTATCCTGCACCACGAAGTCAAAGCGATCGCTCGTCGGGAGATACTGAAACTGGCGATCGCTCTCCTCGCTATGAGGATTAA
- a CDS encoding YtxH domain-containing protein → MSKKNLGAFVGGMVVGSTLGTIIGLLVAPRTGRETRQLIKKSADALPELAEDLSSSVQLQADRLSESALHNWDDTLTRLREAIAAGVEATQLEAQQIKHSREVSSDSSATSSVSDND, encoded by the coding sequence ATGTCAAAAAAAAATTTAGGAGCATTCGTTGGGGGTATGGTGGTCGGCAGTACCCTTGGCACTATAATCGGTTTGTTAGTTGCTCCTCGCACGGGGAGAGAAACCAGACAGCTAATCAAAAAATCTGCTGATGCTTTACCAGAGTTAGCAGAGGATTTGTCAAGCAGCGTGCAGTTACAAGCAGATCGTCTCTCAGAATCAGCATTGCACAATTGGGACGATACGCTAACTCGACTTCGCGAAGCGATCGCGGCGGGAGTTGAGGCTACTCAACTCGAAGCTCAACAAATTAAGCATTCCCGCGAAGTTTCTTCTGATTCCTCTGCTACTTCTAGTGTTTCTGATAACGATTGA
- a CDS encoding glycosyltransferase family 39 protein yields MKPLNQNRWLHIFLLLLWIFLGTILRFANLTGKSPWTDEFATMVFSLGNSYQEVPLNQVISLETLLKPLQPNPNANIGDVISLLRFRDNHPPVYFILVHWWQQLFPTNQGYLSLWAARSLPALFGVISIPATFGLAKLAFRSLVVAQLAAAMMAVSPYGIFLAQEARHYSLATVFVIFSLTCLVVAARRIWLGQKIPFWLVFLWIAINSLGITIHYFFTLTLLAEAIALFVLLLSQMRTSQAENYYAGILKNCYRLSIAAIGTIITGLIWLGKFIPQDYGSEMTDWIKNDSSNIWAIINPPFQALAAWITMLTLLPVEASSLTIVIISGAAMLCFLIWAIPILYHGIKQQWQQRDFRLPIIILAGFACGAIAIFFAITYFLGIDITRGARYNFVYFPAVIVLLGASLAVYWQKFQLSDTSNNWLLNKLANQSWTIDPGKIAIVIIWLMGLFGGITVSANLGYQKYYRPDLFLPILAESSQVPALITTSQQTLVQTGEMMGIAWELKEYSFAEKVNFLLANQNYKGDRKAAQTLKKTLKQLPRPLDLWLINFHAPVEFNSCVIDLRDFPSIDGYNYQLYHCPEIDNMQTKIRDN; encoded by the coding sequence TTGAAACCTCTAAATCAAAATCGCTGGTTACATATTTTCTTACTTTTACTCTGGATTTTTCTCGGTACAATTTTGCGTTTTGCTAATTTAACCGGGAAATCACCTTGGACTGACGAATTTGCCACAATGGTGTTTAGTTTAGGAAATAGCTATCAAGAAGTACCTTTAAATCAGGTTATTTCACTGGAAACCCTATTAAAACCGCTACAACCTAACCCTAACGCTAATATTGGTGACGTTATCTCCCTTTTACGATTTCGTGACAACCATCCGCCAGTTTATTTTATTTTGGTTCATTGGTGGCAGCAACTTTTTCCCACTAATCAAGGATATCTTTCTTTGTGGGCGGCGCGATCGCTACCTGCTTTGTTTGGAGTTATTTCAATCCCCGCTACTTTTGGACTGGCAAAATTAGCTTTTCGTTCCCTCGTCGTCGCCCAGTTAGCTGCGGCGATGATGGCAGTTTCTCCCTACGGCATTTTTCTCGCCCAGGAAGCCCGTCATTACAGTTTGGCGACAGTTTTTGTTATTTTTAGTCTTACTTGCCTTGTCGTGGCTGCTAGGCGTATTTGGTTAGGTCAAAAAATACCGTTTTGGTTGGTATTCTTGTGGATAGCGATTAATAGTTTGGGAATTACTATTCATTATTTTTTTACTTTAACTCTTTTAGCAGAAGCAATTGCTTTATTCGTTTTATTATTATCTCAAATGAGAACTAGCCAAGCTGAAAATTATTATGCAGGAATCCTCAAAAATTGCTATCGTCTCAGCATCGCTGCTATCGGAACAATTATTACTGGTTTAATTTGGCTTGGTAAATTCATTCCCCAAGACTACGGTAGCGAAATGACTGATTGGATTAAAAACGATTCTAGCAATATTTGGGCAATTATTAATCCGCCTTTTCAGGCACTTGCTGCGTGGATTACTATGCTAACTTTGCTACCAGTAGAAGCATCATCTTTAACGATAGTAATTATCTCTGGTGCAGCGATGCTTTGCTTTTTAATTTGGGCTATTCCAATTTTATATCATGGAATTAAACAACAATGGCAGCAAAGGGATTTTCGCTTACCTATAATTATTTTAGCTGGTTTCGCGTGCGGCGCGATCGCTATATTTTTTGCCATTACTTATTTTCTTGGTATCGACATCACCAGAGGTGCAAGATATAACTTCGTTTATTTTCCCGCAGTCATCGTTTTATTAGGTGCATCTCTAGCTGTTTATTGGCAAAAATTCCAACTCAGCGATACTTCAAATAATTGGTTATTAAATAAACTAGCCAATCAATCTTGGACGATCGATCCAGGCAAAATTGCCATCGTAATTATTTGGTTAATGGGATTATTCGGAGGGATAACTGTTAGCGCTAATTTAGGCTATCAAAAATATTATCGTCCAGATTTATTTCTCCCAATTTTAGCAGAATCTTCCCAAGTACCAGCTTTAATTACTACTAGTCAACAAACCCTTGTGCAAACAGGAGAAATGATGGGTATTGCTTGGGAATTAAAAGAATATTCTTTTGCAGAAAAAGTCAATTTCTTACTAGCAAATCAAAACTATAAAGGCGATCGAAAAGCAGCACAAACTCTCAAAAAAACTCTCAAACAACTTCCACGTCCTCTAGACTTATGGTTAATCAATTTTCATGCACCAGTAGAATTTAATAGCTGCGTTATCGATCTGCGAGATTTTCCCAGTATTGACGGTTATAATTATCAACTTTATCACTGTCCAGAAATAGATAATATGCAAACAAAAATTCGCGATAATTAG
- a CDS encoding ABC transporter permease, whose translation MLELFWAEFRRSWIEFIRYPMEAVGGIFVTTTIFYGLFLGAKYVAGASFTLGDRLEAIVIGYVLWTLVLFVINNTAIGLQHEAQTGTLEQIFLSPFGATTVFLVRAIASLILQLLIEVIILAIIIVLTGSKIEFPLILFLPLLTVLMGAYGLAFIMGALALLFKRVQQLLGLFQFTLLFLLATPTETLPKFGQFLFNLLPMTLGANLLRDLMARSESINWLELSSALVNGLIYLAMGLLIFRWGEREVKKRGNLGGY comes from the coding sequence ATGCTGGAGTTATTTTGGGCTGAGTTTCGTCGCAGTTGGATTGAATTTATTCGTTATCCAATGGAGGCTGTAGGAGGTATTTTTGTTACTACGACTATCTTTTATGGCTTATTTTTGGGTGCCAAATATGTTGCTGGTGCTAGTTTTACTTTGGGCGATCGCTTGGAGGCGATTGTAATTGGTTACGTGCTTTGGACCTTGGTATTGTTTGTAATTAATAATACTGCGATCGGATTACAACATGAAGCGCAAACAGGTACTTTAGAACAAATTTTTCTCTCTCCTTTTGGTGCAACTACTGTGTTTTTGGTTCGCGCGATCGCTTCGTTAATTTTACAGTTGCTTATTGAAGTTATCATTTTAGCAATTATTATCGTTTTAACTGGTTCAAAAATAGAATTTCCTTTGATTTTATTTTTGCCTTTATTAACTGTTTTGATGGGGGCTTATGGTTTAGCTTTTATTATGGGAGCTTTGGCTTTATTATTCAAACGAGTGCAACAGTTGCTTGGTTTATTTCAGTTTACTTTATTATTTTTATTGGCAACTCCTACGGAAACTTTGCCAAAATTTGGACAATTTTTATTTAACTTATTACCAATGACGTTAGGGGCAAATTTACTTCGAGATTTGATGGCAAGAAGTGAAAGTATTAATTGGTTAGAATTAAGTTCGGCTTTGGTTAATGGGTTGATTTATTTAGCTATGGGTTTATTGATTTTTCGTTGGGGTGAAAGAGAGGTAAAAAAGCGGGGCAATTTAGGTGGTTATTAA